One segment of Streptomyces sp. TG1A-8 DNA contains the following:
- a CDS encoding discoidin domain-containing protein, translating into MPSRTPHTSRTSRTSRVPRTLLSAVAAAALLTAGPALIAPRASAATAATWDTDRAAAAYALNPAGVTASGSENAGSAPGLAFDGNASTRWSSNFADDAWIRVDLGSTLRIDRVTLDWEAAYGKRYVLEVSKNGTDWTPFYTETAGTGGSVTAHTYPQEVTGRYVRLRGLERATPYGYSLWNFKVYGGEPAPASTARTNLALNHPAYTNYYQDAGHSPAFLTDGGWPADLKGDSSRWSSDWNTDRWVSVDLGAQSTIDTVDLYWESAYAVDYLLQVSDDNRTWRTVYEPSAADIAARRADVKAPGDAAGLHDTVKLPSPATGRYVRMLGKERRSFYNPAPATAQFGYSLYEFQVWGTGGSASAAYPALPADPTGTYRTTFFDDFTAASLDRSKWRVVRTGTEMGPVNGESQAYVDSTDNIRTQNGSLLLKAKYCKGCTKAGGGTYDFTSGRIDTNTHFDFTYGKVSARMKLPVGDGFWPAFWMLGSNVDDPSVSWPASGETDIMENIGYGDWTSSALHGPGYSADGNIGARQTYANGGTADQWHTYAVEWTPTAMRFYVDDRLVQETTRNVLESTRGKWVYDHNQYVILNLALGGAYPAGWNKVTSPYWGLPQSSVDKIASGAVQAEVDWVKVEQKG; encoded by the coding sequence ATGCCATCCCGCACTCCCCACACCTCCCGCACCTCCCGTACCTCCCGCGTCCCCCGCACCCTCCTGTCCGCCGTCGCCGCCGCGGCCCTGCTGACCGCGGGACCCGCCCTCATCGCCCCCCGCGCCTCCGCCGCCACGGCCGCCACCTGGGACACCGACCGCGCGGCCGCCGCCTACGCCCTGAACCCGGCCGGCGTCACCGCCTCCGGCAGCGAGAACGCCGGCAGCGCGCCCGGCCTGGCCTTCGACGGCAACGCCTCCACCCGCTGGTCCAGCAACTTCGCCGACGACGCCTGGATCCGCGTCGACCTCGGCAGCACCCTGCGCATCGACCGGGTCACCCTGGACTGGGAGGCCGCCTACGGCAAGCGCTACGTACTGGAGGTCTCGAAGAACGGCACCGACTGGACGCCCTTCTACACCGAGACCGCCGGCACCGGCGGCTCCGTCACCGCGCACACCTACCCGCAGGAGGTCACGGGCCGCTACGTCCGCCTGCGCGGCCTCGAACGCGCCACGCCCTACGGCTACTCGCTGTGGAACTTCAAGGTCTACGGCGGCGAACCGGCACCCGCCTCGACGGCCCGCACCAACCTGGCCCTGAACCACCCCGCGTACACCAACTACTACCAGGACGCCGGCCACTCACCGGCGTTCCTCACGGACGGGGGCTGGCCCGCCGACCTCAAGGGCGACAGCAGCCGCTGGTCCAGCGACTGGAACACGGACCGGTGGGTGTCGGTGGACCTCGGCGCCCAGTCCACCATCGACACGGTCGACCTGTACTGGGAGTCGGCGTACGCGGTCGACTACCTGTTGCAGGTGTCGGACGACAACCGCACCTGGCGCACGGTGTACGAGCCCTCGGCGGCCGACATCGCCGCCCGTCGCGCCGACGTCAAGGCCCCCGGCGACGCCGCAGGCCTGCACGACACCGTCAAACTGCCCTCGCCGGCCACCGGCCGTTACGTCCGCATGCTCGGCAAGGAGCGCCGCTCCTTCTACAACCCGGCCCCCGCCACCGCCCAGTTCGGCTACTCGCTCTACGAGTTCCAGGTCTGGGGCACCGGCGGCAGCGCATCCGCCGCCTACCCCGCGCTCCCCGCCGATCCCACCGGCACCTACCGGACCACGTTCTTCGACGACTTCACCGCCGCGAGCCTCGACCGCTCCAAGTGGCGCGTGGTGCGCACCGGCACCGAGATGGGTCCGGTCAACGGCGAGTCCCAGGCCTACGTCGACTCGACGGACAACATCCGCACCCAGAACGGCAGCCTGCTCCTGAAGGCGAAGTACTGCAAGGGCTGCACCAAGGCGGGCGGCGGCACCTACGACTTCACCTCCGGCCGCATCGACACCAACACCCACTTCGACTTCACCTACGGCAAGGTCAGCGCCCGCATGAAGCTGCCCGTCGGCGACGGCTTCTGGCCCGCCTTCTGGATGCTCGGCAGCAACGTCGACGACCCGTCCGTGTCCTGGCCGGCCTCCGGCGAGACCGACATCATGGAGAACATCGGCTACGGCGACTGGACCAGCTCGGCCCTGCACGGCCCCGGCTACTCCGCCGACGGCAACATCGGCGCCCGCCAGACCTACGCGAACGGCGGCACGGCCGACCAGTGGCACACCTACGCGGTCGAATGGACCCCGACGGCGATGCGCTTCTACGTCGACGACCGCCTGGTCCAGGAGACGACCCGCAACGTCCTGGAATCCACCCGCGGCAAGTGGGTCTACGACCACAACCAGTACGTCATCCTCAACCTCGCCCTGGGCGGCGCCTACCCGGCCGGCTGGAACAAGGTCACCAGCCCCTACTGGGGCCTGCCCCAGTCCAGCGTGGACAAGATCGCGTCGGGCGCGGTGCAGGCGGAGGTCGACTGGGTGAAGGTGGAGCAGAAGGGGTAG
- a CDS encoding GH1 family beta-glucosidase, producing MSERIDLTALPHDFLWGTATAAYQIEGAVAEDGRAPSIWDTFSHTPGKIDNGDNGDTACDHYHRWREDIGLMRELGVNAYRMSVAWPRVIPGGDGPVNPKGLAFYDEVVDALLEAGITPSVTLYHWDLPQALQDRGGWPQRETALAFAEYASTVAARLGDRVKLWATLNEPSCSAWIGHLEGTMAPGWTDLTAAVRASYHLLLGHGLATRAIRAAVPDAQVGIVNNLSTVYAATDRPEDQEAARRHDGHVNRWWLDPVHGRGFPADMVETYGVELPEQPGDLETIAAPLDWLGLNYYFPAYVADDPEGPAPYARSVRRPDVPRTGMDWEIDASGIETLLLRLTEEYGARKIYVTENGSAFPDEVGPDGTVDDPERQDYLERHLAACASAARKGAPLAGYFAWSLLDNFEWAYGYAKRFGLVHVDYRTQVRTIKGSGHRYADIVRGHRGQARRAA from the coding sequence GTGTCCGAACGCATCGACCTCACCGCCCTCCCGCACGACTTCCTGTGGGGTACGGCCACAGCGGCCTACCAGATCGAGGGGGCCGTCGCCGAGGACGGCAGAGCCCCGTCGATCTGGGACACCTTCTCGCACACCCCGGGGAAGATCGACAACGGCGACAACGGCGACACCGCCTGCGACCACTACCACCGCTGGCGCGAGGACATCGGCCTGATGCGCGAGCTCGGCGTCAACGCCTACCGGATGTCCGTGGCCTGGCCACGGGTGATCCCCGGCGGCGACGGCCCGGTGAACCCCAAGGGCCTGGCCTTCTACGACGAAGTGGTCGACGCCCTGCTGGAGGCCGGCATCACCCCGTCCGTCACGCTGTACCACTGGGACCTGCCGCAGGCACTGCAGGACCGCGGCGGCTGGCCGCAGCGCGAGACCGCCCTGGCCTTCGCCGAGTACGCCTCCACCGTCGCCGCCCGCCTCGGTGACCGCGTCAAGCTCTGGGCGACCCTCAACGAGCCGTCCTGCTCGGCCTGGATCGGCCACCTGGAGGGCACCATGGCCCCCGGCTGGACCGACCTCACCGCCGCCGTGCGGGCCTCCTACCACCTGCTCCTCGGCCACGGCCTGGCCACCCGGGCGATCCGCGCCGCCGTCCCCGACGCCCAGGTCGGCATCGTCAACAACCTGTCCACCGTGTACGCGGCCACCGACCGCCCCGAGGACCAGGAGGCGGCGCGCCGCCACGACGGCCACGTCAACCGCTGGTGGCTCGACCCGGTGCACGGCCGCGGCTTCCCGGCCGACATGGTCGAGACCTACGGCGTCGAACTGCCCGAGCAGCCCGGGGACCTGGAGACCATCGCGGCCCCGCTGGACTGGCTCGGCCTGAACTACTACTTCCCCGCCTACGTCGCCGACGACCCCGAGGGTCCCGCCCCCTACGCCCGTTCCGTGCGCCGCCCGGACGTCCCGCGCACCGGCATGGACTGGGAGATCGACGCGAGCGGCATCGAGACGCTGCTGCTGCGCCTCACCGAGGAGTACGGCGCCCGGAAGATCTACGTCACCGAGAACGGCTCCGCCTTCCCGGACGAGGTCGGCCCCGACGGCACCGTGGACGACCCCGAGCGCCAGGACTACCTGGAGCGGCACCTCGCCGCCTGCGCCTCGGCGGCCCGCAAGGGGGCCCCGCTGGCCGGCTACTTCGCCTGGTCGCTGCTGGACAACTTCGAGTGGGCGTACGGCTACGCCAAGCGGTTCGGCCTGGTCCACGTGGACTACCGCACCCAGGTGCGCACCATCAAGGGCAGCGGACACCGGTACGCGGACATCGTCCGCGGCCACCGCGGCCAGGCGCGCCGGGCCGCCTGA